A window from Drosophila subobscura isolate 14011-0131.10 chromosome O, UCBerk_Dsub_1.0, whole genome shotgun sequence encodes these proteins:
- the LOC117896930 gene encoding cholesterol 7-desaturase isoform X1, with protein sequence MDHLSVYSMFIKAHITNLVKLLDPKTILYVCMVVLVTLWIYWLFCVPFVWIKYLDDVSYSKVSKREDFCRNNNKRDAINRIRKAKKNSSNEMPPPFPNGWYAILESSKVRPGEAKFVACLGEKLVVYRTQKHKVFILDAYCPHLGANLGVGGRVVGDNIECPFHQWSFRGEDGSCNNIPYSTSIPRGTNVKKWISQEVNDFIFIWYHAESTDPWELPVTMEIQEKKTSYHGRNEFYINCHIQEIPENGADMAHFSAIHSESFLAGSLAPSKSLLGLFGCHKWNARWLPGTGEEKHVAEITLTHSLQIIRKVHCFLMNVFVKQIGPSFVYLKMNSSTFGQIQVLQTITPIEPLLQKVVHRFYGPRWLGPLLKVLICAESVMFERDINMWNHKVFRRNPILAKEDSSIKQFRMWYSQFYTSSSKQFSEVSNDGW encoded by the exons ATGGACCACTTATCAGTGTATTCTATGTTTATAAAAGCACATATAACAAATCTTGTGAAACTTTTGGACCCAAAAACTATACTATATGTGTGCATGGTTGTATTAGTAACACTATGGATTTATTGGTTGTTTTGTGTACCCTTTGTGTGGATAAAG TATTTGGACGATGTAAGTTACTCCAAAGTGTCGAAAAGAGAAGATTTCTGtcgtaataataataagcGCGATGCAATAAACCGCatacgaaaagcaaaaaaaaacagttcaAATGAAATGCCGCCACCATTTCCAAACGGATGGTATGCCATTCTAGAATCATCGAAAGTCCGACCTGGGGAAGCAAAGTTTGTAGCATGCTTGGGAGAGAAACTTGTTGTCTATCGCACACAAAAGCATAAAGTGTTTATTTTGGATGCATATTGTCCCCACTTAGGGGCTAACTTAGGCGTTGGTGGACGAGTTGTTGGTGATAACATTGAATGCCCATTTCACCAATGGAGTTTTCGGGGCGAAGATGGGAGCTGCAATAATATTCCATACAGCACTTCAA TTCCTCGCGGTACCAATGTTAAGAAATGGATTTCGCAGGAAGTGAATgactttatatttatttggtaCCATGCTGAATCTACGGATCCTTGGGAGCTTCCTGTAACTATGGAAATTCAAGAGAAAAAAACCTCTTACCACGGCCGAAATGAATTTTACATCAATTGTCATATTCAGGAGATACCAGAAAACGGCGCTGATATGGCGCACTTCAGCGCTATTCACAGCGAAAGTTTTCTTGCTGGTAGTTTAGCGCCCAGTAAAAGTCTTCTGGGCCTGTTTGGATGTCATAAATGGAATGCAAG ATGGTTACCGGGTACAGGAGAAGAGAAGCACGTTGCTGAAATAACTCTCACTCACTCCTTACAAATAATTAGAAAGGTTCATTGTTTTCTTATGAATGTGTTTGTGAAACAG ATCGGTCCATCATTCGTTTACCTAAAAATGAATTCATCGACTTTTGGACAAATCCAAGTTTTGCAAACGATAACACCGATTGAGCCTTTGCTTCAAAAAGTGGTTCATCGATTTTATGGGCCGCGTTGGCTAGGCCCCCtattaaaagttttaatttgtgcaGAGAGTGTAATG TTTGAACGAGATATCAATATGTGGAATCATAAAGTTTTTCGCCGCAATCCGATACTGGCTAAGGAAGACTCTTCTATAAAACAATTTCGAATGTGGTATTCACAATTTTATACATCCAGTAGCAAACAATTCTCAGAAGTGAGCAACGATGGTTGGTGA
- the LOC117896930 gene encoding cholesterol 7-desaturase isoform X2 has protein sequence MDHLSVYSMFIKAHITNLVKLLDPKTILYVCMVVLVTLWIYWLFCVPFVWIKYLDDVSYSKVSKREDFCRNNNKRDAINRIRKAKKNSSNEMPPPFPNGWYAILESSKVRPGEAKFVACLGEKLVVYRTQKHKVFILDAYCPHLGANLGVGGRVVGDNIECPFHQWSFRGEDGSCNNIPYSTSIPRGTNVKKWISQEVNDFIFIWYHAESTDPWELPVTMEIQEKKTSYHGRNEFYINCHIQEIPENGADMAHFSAIHSESFLAGSLAPSKSLLGLFGCHKWNARWLPGTGEEKHVAEITLTHSLQIIRKVHCFLMNVFVKQIGPSFVYLKMNSSTFGQIQVLQTITPIEPLLQKVVHRFYGPRWLGPLLKVLICAESFERDINMWNHKVFRRNPILAKEDSSIKQFRMWYSQFYTSSSKQFSEVSNDGW, from the exons ATGGACCACTTATCAGTGTATTCTATGTTTATAAAAGCACATATAACAAATCTTGTGAAACTTTTGGACCCAAAAACTATACTATATGTGTGCATGGTTGTATTAGTAACACTATGGATTTATTGGTTGTTTTGTGTACCCTTTGTGTGGATAAAG TATTTGGACGATGTAAGTTACTCCAAAGTGTCGAAAAGAGAAGATTTCTGtcgtaataataataagcGCGATGCAATAAACCGCatacgaaaagcaaaaaaaaacagttcaAATGAAATGCCGCCACCATTTCCAAACGGATGGTATGCCATTCTAGAATCATCGAAAGTCCGACCTGGGGAAGCAAAGTTTGTAGCATGCTTGGGAGAGAAACTTGTTGTCTATCGCACACAAAAGCATAAAGTGTTTATTTTGGATGCATATTGTCCCCACTTAGGGGCTAACTTAGGCGTTGGTGGACGAGTTGTTGGTGATAACATTGAATGCCCATTTCACCAATGGAGTTTTCGGGGCGAAGATGGGAGCTGCAATAATATTCCATACAGCACTTCAA TTCCTCGCGGTACCAATGTTAAGAAATGGATTTCGCAGGAAGTGAATgactttatatttatttggtaCCATGCTGAATCTACGGATCCTTGGGAGCTTCCTGTAACTATGGAAATTCAAGAGAAAAAAACCTCTTACCACGGCCGAAATGAATTTTACATCAATTGTCATATTCAGGAGATACCAGAAAACGGCGCTGATATGGCGCACTTCAGCGCTATTCACAGCGAAAGTTTTCTTGCTGGTAGTTTAGCGCCCAGTAAAAGTCTTCTGGGCCTGTTTGGATGTCATAAATGGAATGCAAG ATGGTTACCGGGTACAGGAGAAGAGAAGCACGTTGCTGAAATAACTCTCACTCACTCCTTACAAATAATTAGAAAGGTTCATTGTTTTCTTATGAATGTGTTTGTGAAACAG ATCGGTCCATCATTCGTTTACCTAAAAATGAATTCATCGACTTTTGGACAAATCCAAGTTTTGCAAACGATAACACCGATTGAGCCTTTGCTTCAAAAAGTGGTTCATCGATTTTATGGGCCGCGTTGGCTAGGCCCCCtattaaaagttttaatttgtgcaGAGAGT TTTGAACGAGATATCAATATGTGGAATCATAAAGTTTTTCGCCGCAATCCGATACTGGCTAAGGAAGACTCTTCTATAAAACAATTTCGAATGTGGTATTCACAATTTTATACATCCAGTAGCAAACAATTCTCAGAAGTGAGCAACGATGGTTGGTGA
- the LOC117896931 gene encoding NADH dehydrogenase [ubiquinone] 1 beta subcomplex subunit 2, mitochondrial-like has translation MNIVRNFLSNRLVVGYGRNTLGNKIVSRGSHVVSYRNAPPEHSKATKIGAVVVGGAMWWWVIWHLWHEPDHITGEFDYPTSSKWTNSELGIPKDDA, from the exons ATGAATATTGTTCGTAATTTTTTGTCCAACCGCCTTGTCGTCGGTTATGGGCGCAATACTTTGGGGAATAAAATAGTTAGTAGAGGTAGTCATGT TGTATCATACCGAAATGCTCCACCAGAGCATTCAAAAGCGACGAAAATCGGAGCGGTAGTTGTTGGCGGAGCAATGTGGTGGTGGGTCATTTGGCACTTGTGGCATGAACCTGATCACATAACG gGAGAATTTGACTACCCTACGTCATCAAAGTGGACTAATTCGGAATTGGGTATTCCAAAAGATGATGCCTAA
- the LOC117897807 gene encoding 60S ribosomal protein L15: protein MGAYRYMQELYRKKQSDVMRYLLRIRVWQYRQLTKLHRSPRPTRPDKARRLGYRAKQGFVIYRIRVRRGGRKRPVPKGCTYGKPKSHGVNQLKPYRGLQSIAEERVGRRLGGLRVLNSYWIAQDASYKYFEVILIDTHHSAIRRDPKINWICKHVHKHRELRGLTSAGKSSRGIGKGYRYSQTIGGSRRAAWKRKNREHMHRKR from the exons ATGGGGGCCTATCGTTATATGCAGGAGCTGTATAGGAAGAAGCAAAGTGATGTTATGCGTTACTTGCTGCGTATACGGGTGTGGCAGTACCGCCAGTTGACGAAACTTCATCGTTCACCTAGACCCACGCGTCCCGATAAGGCTCGTCGCTTGGGTTACCGGGCCAAGCAAGGATTCGTGATTTACAGGATTCGTGTCCGCCGTGGAGGACGCAAGCGTCCAGTGCCAAAAGGTTGCACGTACGGCAAGCCAAAAAGCCATGGCGTTAACCAACTGAAACCCTATCGTGGATTGCAGTCGATTGCGGAG GAGCGTGTCGGTCGCAGACTTGGAGGATTGCGTGTTTTAAATTCCTATTGGATTGCACAAGACGCTTCATACAAGTACTTTGAGGTGATTCTAATCGACACTCATCATAGTGCGATTCGCCGCGATCCTAAAATCAACTGGATTTGCAAACATGTGCACAAGCATCGCGAGCTTCGGGGCCTTACCTCTGCTGGTAAGAGCTCACGTGGTATTGGCAAGGGTTATAGATATTCCCAGACAATTGGCGGATCTAGACGTGCTGCCTGGAAGCGCAAGAACCGCGAGCATATGCACAGGAAAcgttaa